The DNA sequence TTCGTACCAAACCTTGCTCCACAACGCGCTCCAGGACACTTCCGGGTGCGGGTTGTCCAGCGTCAGCGGTTGCAGCTTGCCGCCCTGTTCCACGATCAGGCGGTTGGCCCGAGGCGACATGCCGAACAGGCCTTGGCCATCGACCACCTGGTCCACCAACAGGGTGCGATGAGCGGTGCTGTGAAACACGCCGAGCTTACCGGCCGCGTCGAGGGCGACGAAGCCTTTGCGACGTTCTTCGGCGCTGATCTCGACGATGGGCGCACTGCCCATCTGGAAGGTACGAATCTGTTTGAAGCGCAGTTCGCCGTCCGGATCACGGGCCATGAACCACTGGGCCAGGCCACCCTTGGAGTCGCCGACGATCAGCGAAATCCCGCCCACCAACTGCGTCGCCGCGGTGACTTGGGCTTCGCCGTTTTCCAGCAACTTGTAGCGACCGTTGAGGCTCTTGTCCCGCAGGCTGAACACGTCGGCCTGGGCACGACCGTTGATCACATACAGCCATTGCTGGCGCGGGTCGACGAAGATGTTTTTCACCGGTTCAGTCATTTGCGGCAGATCGATACGCGTCTGCTCGCTGGTGACTTCACCGGTCATCATGTTTTCTTCGCTGCTGAGGGACAGCACTTGCAGCTGGGCACCGCTGGAGCCGGCTAGCAGCAGGGTCGAATCGGTGGCGTTGAGGCTGACATGCTCCAGGGCCGCGCCCTGCTCGTTCAACGCGATGGGCGTGTCACCGTAAGGGTATTCGATGGCCGGCGAGATGGTTTTCTTGCCGTCCGGGTAGGTGACGTTATAGGTGTGACGCAATACCAGGGCCTGGCCGTTGGACAGACCGATTGCCACCAGCGGGTGGCCGGGCTGATCTTCGCCAATGGAAGTCACGCTGGTCCCGGCGGGAATCGGCAGGTCGACACGGCGCAGTTCGGCGCCACTGTTGATGTCAAAAAACAGCGCCTGGCCCTTGTCGGAAATCCGCATGGCCACCTGGTTCTGCTCTTCGATGGAGATCATCAGGGGTTTGCCGGCGTCTTGCATCCAGGCCGGGGTGATCGAGTCCTTGGCGCTCAGGTCCGCACCCTGGAACAGGGGCAGCACCACGTAGGCCAGGAAAAAGAAGATCAATGTGATGGCGGCCAGGACGGCGAGGCCGCCGATCAAGACGTACCAGCGGGTCAGGCGATCCTTGAGCGCGCGAATACGGCGCTTGCGTTGAAGCTCAGGCGTATTGAAATCAATGCGCTTGGGAGGGGAAGTCGTAGTCATTGTGGAATTGGCCAGATCATTCATGCGCACACCCTAGCGATCCTGTATGACAGAAAGATGACAATGAAGTGACGCAACAAATCCGCCGCCAGCTAGAAGCGGCAGCGGACGGAAAATTCGTGTCTGTGGGAGCGGGCTTGCTCGCGAAGGGGCCAACACATTCGACATGGATGCCGACTGATCCACCGCATTCGCGAGCAAGCCCGCTCCCACAGAGAGCCCGGGCGTTGGCCCGGGCCCGGGCTCAGGTTTTACTTCTTGGCGACACTGCCGCCTTCCGACAGCCCCAGGTCAGCCAGTGCCTTGGCGGCAACCTTGGCTGGCAGCGGGATGTAACCGTCCTTGACCACGACTTCCTGACCTTGCTTGGACAGGATCAGCTTGACGAACTCGGCTTCCAGCGGGGCCAGAGGCTTGTTCGGCGCCTTGTTGACGTAAACGTAGAGGAAGCGCGACAGCGGGTACTTACCGTTCAGGGCGTTTTCTTCGGTGTCTTCGATGAACTCAGTGCTGCCTTTCTTGGCCAGGGCCACGGTCTTCACACTGGCGGTCTTGTAGCCGATGCCCGAGTAACCGACGCCGTTCAGCGAGGAGCTGATCGACTGCACAACCGAAGCCGAGCCTGGCTGCTCGTTGACGTTTGGCTTGTAGTCGCCTTTGCACAGGGCTTCTTCCTTGAAGTAGCCATAGGTGCCAGATACCGAGTTGCGACCGAACAGCTGAACCGGCTTGTTGGCCAGGTCGCCGGTCACGCCCAGGTCACCCCAGGTTTTCACGTCGGCTTTAGCGCCACACAGACGAGTGGACGAGAAGATCGCATCGACCTGTTCCATGGTCAGGTGCTGGATCGGGTTGTCCTTGTGCACGAATACCGCCAGGGCGTCCACGGCTACCGGGATAGCGGTTGGCTTGTAGCCGTACTTCTGCTCGAAAGCTTGCAGCTCGTTGTCCTTCATCTTGCGGCTCATCGGGCCCAGGTTGGAGGTGCCTTCGGTGAGCGCGGGCGGCGCGGTGGACGAACCAGCGGCCTGAATCTGGATGTTTACGTTCGGGTATTCTTTCTTGTAGTTCTCAGCCCACAAGGTCATCAGGTTGGCCAGGGTATCGGAGCCGACGCTGGACAGGTTGCCCGACACACCAGTGGTCTTGGTGTAGCCCGGGATCGCAGGGTCAACAGCGGCAACCGCGTTGGCAGTCGCAACGCCAGCGGCGACAAAGGTCATTGCCGCCATCAAACGCTTCAGTTTCATGCCTTACTCCTAGCAGATAGGGTGTGTTAAGTCGGCCAAGTATTGGTAAGCCGTGTGAACACTCTATGGCTGAAATATGACAATTGGATGAAAGGCCAGCATTGGGTTTACAACATGATTGGCACCAATAAAGGAGTCAGGCAGAGGACCCGTTCATTTACAGAGACGAATGAACCCGTGGCGAGGGAGCTTGCTCCCGCTTGAGCGCGCAGCGCTCACAAAAAAGGGCTGCTGCGCAGCCCAGCGGGAGCAAGCTCCCTCGCCACAATGAATCGCCACCGCCTTAAGCTTAGCGCCCCTTCTTCCAGAGATAGCCACCCACTGCAATCCCGATACCGCAGATCACCGCCACGTAATAGGCCGGCCCCAGTGGGCTTTCCTTGAGCAGCAGGGTGACGATCATAGGAGTCAGGCCGCCGAAGATCGCATACGCCAGGTTGTAGGAGAACGACAGACCACTGAAGCGCACCACGGCCGGGAAGGCCTTGACCATGACATAAGGCACTGCGCCAATGGTGCCCACCAACAGCCCGCTCAGGGCGTAGAGCGGAAACAGCCACTCGGGGTGGTCGAACAGGCTGTGGTAGAAGGTCCAGGAGGTGATCAACAGCAACGTGCTACCGAAGACAAATACCCGCCCGGCGCCGAAACGGTCGGCCAGCACACCGGAGCCGATGCAACCAAAGCTCAGGAACACGATCGCCAGGCTGTTGGCCTGCAACGCGGTGGTCGGACTGAAGTGGTAAACGGTCTGCAGCACCGTCGGGGTCATCAGGATGATCACGATGATGCCGGCCGACAGCAGCCAGGTCAGCAGCATCGAAATCGCGATGGCGCCGCGATGATCACGCAACACAGCCCGCAAGGGTATTTCCTCGGCCAGGGCCTTGCGCAGTTGCAGCTCGGCGAATACCGGGGTTTCGTGGAGCCAGCGGCGCAGGTACACCGAAAACAGACCGAACACACCGCCCAGCAGGAACGGAATCCGCCAGGCGTAATCCGCCACTTCCACCGGCGTATAAATGCTGTTGATGGCTGTGGCCACCAGCGACCCCAGGAGAATCCCCACCGTCAGGCCGCAGGTCAGCGTGCCGCAGGCATAGCCGATGTGACGCGTCGGAACGTGTTCGGAAACGAATACCCAGGCGCCCGGCACTTCGCCGCCAATGGCCGCGCCCTGGATCACCCGCATCAGCAACAGCAGGATCGGCGCCCACATGCCGATCTGGGCATAAGTGGGCAGCAGGCCCATGATCAGGGTTGGCACAGCCATCATGAAAATGCTCAGGGTGAACATTTTCTTGCGCCCCAGCAGGTCGCCGAAGTGGGCCATGATGATCCCGCCCAGCGGCCGGGCCAGGTAACCTGCGGCAAAAATACCGAAGGTCTGCATCAAGCGCAGCCACTCGGGCATTTCGGCCGGGAAGAATAATTTGCCGACCACGGTGGCAAAGAACACGAAAATGATGAAATCGTAGAACTCCAGCGCACCGCCCAAGGCAGAAAGCGACAGGGTCTTGTAATCGTTGCGGGTCAGTGGGCGTGCGGGCTGTGCGGGCATCGCTGTGCTCGAAGGCGCAGGGGTCATGGCGAGGGCTTCTCTTATTAGTCGGTTCTGCAACCCTGACAACACGGGTTGGGGCCTGGGCAGGTTCGGCACGATAACAAATTGTTCGAAAAAGCACATAGAGGTGCGTAATTGACGGTCGAAATCAGAACCCAGTGGTCGTCTCGACGTCTATCGCCCGATATACTCGCAACGTTGCAACACTCTGTAAGGGGTTGCTGTGCGAAAACGTCGTTGGTGGCGTAGCAATAGAACCAGCCGGTTTCGCAGAGTATCCCTTTGGCACGCCTTTACGAAAAACGTGACGAACGCAGTCAGTTCGGGCTGAATCGTTTTTTTCAAAGACGGCTATTCACCTGAATAACAAGACAGCGTTACGGGTCAGAGGCCCCCCCGGCATGATAGAGCTCGAACAAGAAGATCCAATCCCGCAAGGCGACCTGGCCCTGCAAATCACCGCGCTCCCTCGCGAGACCAATGGCTTCGGCGATATTTTCGGCGGCTGGCTGGTGTCCCAGATGGACCTGGCCGGCACCGCCATGGCCAGCAAAGTGGCCGGCGGACGCGTGGCCACTGTGGCGATCGATCGCATGGCGTTCCTGGTGCCGGTGGCGGTGGGTGCGCAGCTTTCCTTTTATACCCAGGCGCTGGAAATCGGCCGCAGCTCGATCCAGATGATGGTCGAGGTCTGGAGCGACGATCCGCTGTCCAGTGAATGGCGCAAGGTGACCGAGGCGGTATTTGTCTTCGTTGCCATCGACGGCAGTGGTCGTACCCGCTCGGTTCCGCCGCGCGCCCGTTAAACACGGCGGCCGTTTTGCGGTCCATTGCAGTTCCTGTTCCTGAGCGAGATTTGCAACATGCCAACGCCCCATGTCGAAGCCGTTAGACTGGATGAACTGAACGGCTGGCGGATCCGCCACGGTCAGGCCGAGTTACTGGTGACCCAGCAAGGCGCGCACATCCTCAGCTATCAAGTGGACGGCCAGCCGCCGCTGATCTGGCTCAACGACCAGGCCACGTTCAAGGCCGGCAAGAGCATCCGCGCTGGCGTGCCGGTGTGCTGGCCGTGGTTCGGCAACCTGACGCGCAACCCCGACAGCGTGCAGGCCATGCGTGTGACCAACGATCCGGCCACGGCCCACGGCTTGGTGCGGGCGATGGACTGGGAGTTGAAGGGCATCGAAGCCGAAGGCGAAAGCCTCAAGGTGGAGTTCGTGCTGCCCTACCCCGAAAACGGCCTCTCGGGCTGGCCTCATCAGGTGGACCTGACGCTGACCATCGTGATGGACGAGCAACTGCACATTCACCTCACCAGCCATAACCGTGGCAGCGAAACCGTCAGCCTCAGCCAGGCGCTGCACAGTTACTTCGCCGTGAGCGATGTGCGCAACGTGCGGGTCGAAGGGGTGGATGGCTTGAACTACATCGAGACCCTGGACGACTGGAAAACTGTCACCCAGGCCGGCGATCTGCACTTTGCCGGCGAGACTGACCGCATCTATCTCGATACCCCGCCGACGCTGAGCATCATCGACCCACAGTGGGAACGCCGGATCGAACTGACCAGCAGCGGTTCGCGCTCGGCAGTGATCTGGAACCCCTGGACCGAACGCGCCAAGGCCTTCAGCGACATGGCCGACGACGGCTGGCAGCGCATGCTGTGCATCGAGACGGCGAATGTGATGGACGATGTGGTGACGCTGTTGCCCGAGGCCAGCCATACCCTGGGCGTGAGCATCTGCAGCAAGCCGCTCTGAGCCGACACAAAAAACCTGTGGGAGCGGGCTTGCTCGCGAATGCGGTGGGTCAGTCAACCTAAGCGCCAACTGACCCACCGCATTCGCGAGCAAGCCCGCTCCCACATTGGGTTTGGGGTCGAGCCAACCAGCCGGTTACAAATCCGCCTCCTGCACCACCCTCACCTTCTCCGCCTCCAGTGCATACGCCGCGCTGGCCAGGTCGTTGTCGACCTTTTCGATCTTCAGCGTGCCGGTCACCCACAATGGCGTATAGATGTCGTCCAGTTTCAGGCCCTTGGGGTAGCGCACCAGCACCAGTTGATTCGGCGGCGGTGGCGGGACGTGGATGCAGGCGCCGGGGTAAGGCACGAGGAAAAACAGCGTGCTGCGGCCCTTGGCGTCGGTTTCCAGCGGCACGGGGTAACCGCCGATACGAATGTGTTTGTCGTTCATCGACGCCACGGTCTTGGTGGAGTACATCACCGCCGGCAGGCCTTTGCTTTGTTTCAGGCCACCTTTTTCGGTGAAGGTGCCGCTGGCTTCGGGAGAGTCGTGGTCGATCTCGGGCATGGCCTCGAGGGCTTTCTGGTCCGACTTGGGCATCAATTCGAGCCAGTCGGTTTCCGGCAGTTCGGCGGCATGGGCCAGGCCACTGCCCAGCAGAAGAAGGGTCAACACTAGACGGCGCATGAAAGGGCTCGGCAATGAGTGGGAAGTGCAACGCCGGGCATTTTAGCCCTCTCTGCGCGCCCGCAGAGAGGGCTTTGACGCATTTGGATCAGTTTCTTTTGATCAGGCCGTAGATCACCAGCAACACCACCGCGCCCACCAGGGCACCAATGAAGCCAGCGCCTTGGCCAGCCTGGTAGATGCCCAAGGCCTGGCCGCCGTAAGTGGCCGCCAACGAACCGCCAATACCGAGCAGAATGGTCATGATCCAGCCCATGCTGTCATCGCCCGGTTTCAGGAAGCGCGCCAGCAGGCCGACAATCAAGCCGATAAAGATGGTTCCAATGATTCCCATGGCATTTCCCTCTGGTTGAATAGCTAGAGCCAGATCCGTTCAGATTTGGCACCTAGCTAATGAGAGAAGTTGGCCGACGAATGGTTCCAACGACGACCCAGACTATTGCTCGGCGATCAGCGTCTCGACCTTGATGATCTGCTGGGCCAGGGTGGCCCGGTCAGCACAACGCAGGTTGGCGTGACCGACCTTGCGCCCGGCCTTGAACGCCTTGCCATAGTGATGCAAATGGCAATCGGCAATGGCCAGGACTTTTTCGCTGTCCGGGACCTTGCCAATGAAGTTGAGCATCGCGCTTTCACCGACCTTGGCGGTCGACCCCAGCGGCAGCCCAGCCACCGCCCGCAGGTGGTTTTCGAACTGGCTGCACTCGGCGCCTTCAGTGGTCCAGTGCCCGGAGTTGTGCACCCGCGGCGCGATTTCGTTGGCCTTGAGACCACCGTCCACTTCAAAGAACTCGAACGCCATTACGCCGACGTAGTCGAGCTGCTTGAGCACCCGGCTGGAATAGTCCTCGGCCAGGGCCTGCAACGGATGGTCGGTGCTGGCGACGGACAGTTTGAGGATGCCGTCCTTGTGGGTGTTGTGCACCAGCGGGTAGAAACGGATTTCACCGTCGCGGGCCCGCACGGCGATCAGCGAGACTTCCCCGGTGAACGGCACGAAGCCTTCCAGCAGGCAGGCCACGCTGCCCAACTCGGCAAACGTGCCAACCACGTCTTCTGGTTTGCGCAGGACTTTCTGGCCCTTGCCGTCGTAACCCAGGGTGCGGGTCTTGAGTACCGCCGGCAGGCCGATGGCGGCCACGGCGGCGTCCAGGTCGGCCTGGGACTGAATGTCGGCGAAGGCCGGGGTGGGGATGCCCAGGTCCTTGAACATGTTCTTTTCGAACCAGCGGTCACGGGCGATGCGCAAGGCTTCGGCGCTCGGGTAGACCGGGACGAACTGGGACAGGAACGCCACGGTTTCAGCCGGAACGCTTTCGAATTCGAAGGTCACCAGGTCGACTTCGTCGGCCAATTGGCGCAGGTGATCCTGGTCGCCATAGTCGGCCCGCAAGTGTTCACCCAGCGCGCTAGCGCAGGCGTCCGGTGCCGGGTCCAGGAAAGCGAAGTTCATCCCCAGCGGCGTACCCGCCAGGGCCAACATGCGACCCAACTGGCCGCCACCGATTACACCGATCTTCATTCGTCAACAACCTCAGGCAATGCGTGGGTCTGGATTGTCCAGGACGCTGTCTGTCTGCTCAGCGCGGAATTTTTTCAACACGGTATGAAACTGTGGATGCTTGGCGCCCAGGATGCTCGCTGAGAGCAGGGCCGCGTTGATCGCGCCGGCCTTGCCGATGGCCAGGGTCGCCACCGGTATGCCGGCCGGCATCTGCACGATCGACAGCAGCGAATCGACGCCCGAGAGCATCGACGACTGCACCGGCACGCCCAGCACCGGCAGGTGGGTCTTGGCCGCACACATGCCTGGCAAGTGGGCCGCGCCACCGGCACCGGCGATAATCACCTCGATGCCACGAGACTCGGCTTCTTCAGCGT is a window from the Pseudomonas brassicacearum genome containing:
- a CDS encoding ABC transporter permease subunit; this encodes MQDAGKPLMISIEEQNQVAMRISDKGQALFFDINSGAELRRVDLPIPAGTSVTSIGEDQPGHPLVAIGLSNGQALVLRHTYNVTYPDGKKTISPAIEYPYGDTPIALNEQGAALEHVSLNATDSTLLLAGSSGAQLQVLSLSSEENMMTGEVTSEQTRIDLPQMTEPVKNIFVDPRQQWLYVINGRAQADVFSLRDKSLNGRYKLLENGEAQVTAATQLVGGISLIVGDSKGGLAQWFMARDPDGELRFKQIRTFQMGSAPIVEISAEERRKGFVALDAAGKLGVFHSTAHRTLLVDQVVDGQGLFGMSPRANRLIVEQGGKLQPLTLDNPHPEVSWSALWSKVWYENYDEPKYVWQSTAANTDFEPKLSLSPLTFGTLKAAFYAMLLAAPLAVAAAIYTAYFMAPGMRRKVKPVIELMEAMPTVILGFFAGLFLAPYVEGHLPGIFSLLMLLPIGILVAGFVFSRLPESIRLKVPEGWESAMLIPVILFVGWLSLYMSPYMEAWFFGGDMRMWISHDLGITYDQRNALVVGLAMGFAVIPNIYSIAEDAVFSVPRGLTLGSLALGATPWQTMTRVVILTASPGIFSALMIGMGRAVGETMIVLMATGNTPVMEMNLFEGLRTLAANVAVEMPESEVGGSHYRVLFLSALVLLLFTFVMNTLAELIRQRLRKKYSSL
- a CDS encoding phosphate ABC transporter substrate-binding protein PstS; this encodes MKLKRLMAAMTFVAAGVATANAVAAVDPAIPGYTKTTGVSGNLSSVGSDTLANLMTLWAENYKKEYPNVNIQIQAAGSSTAPPALTEGTSNLGPMSRKMKDNELQAFEQKYGYKPTAIPVAVDALAVFVHKDNPIQHLTMEQVDAIFSSTRLCGAKADVKTWGDLGVTGDLANKPVQLFGRNSVSGTYGYFKEEALCKGDYKPNVNEQPGSASVVQSISSSLNGVGYSGIGYKTASVKTVALAKKGSTEFIEDTEENALNGKYPLSRFLYVYVNKAPNKPLAPLEAEFVKLILSKQGQEVVVKDGYIPLPAKVAAKALADLGLSEGGSVAKK
- a CDS encoding MFS transporter, translating into MTPAPSSTAMPAQPARPLTRNDYKTLSLSALGGALEFYDFIIFVFFATVVGKLFFPAEMPEWLRLMQTFGIFAAGYLARPLGGIIMAHFGDLLGRKKMFTLSIFMMAVPTLIMGLLPTYAQIGMWAPILLLLMRVIQGAAIGGEVPGAWVFVSEHVPTRHIGYACGTLTCGLTVGILLGSLVATAINSIYTPVEVADYAWRIPFLLGGVFGLFSVYLRRWLHETPVFAELQLRKALAEEIPLRAVLRDHRGAIAISMLLTWLLSAGIIVIILMTPTVLQTVYHFSPTTALQANSLAIVFLSFGCIGSGVLADRFGAGRVFVFGSTLLLITSWTFYHSLFDHPEWLFPLYALSGLLVGTIGAVPYVMVKAFPAVVRFSGLSFSYNLAYAIFGGLTPMIVTLLLKESPLGPAYYVAVICGIGIAVGGYLWKKGR
- a CDS encoding acyl-CoA thioesterase — encoded protein: MIELEQEDPIPQGDLALQITALPRETNGFGDIFGGWLVSQMDLAGTAMASKVAGGRVATVAIDRMAFLVPVAVGAQLSFYTQALEIGRSSIQMMVEVWSDDPLSSEWRKVTEAVFVFVAIDGSGRTRSVPPRAR
- a CDS encoding D-hexose-6-phosphate mutarotase, with the protein product MPTPHVEAVRLDELNGWRIRHGQAELLVTQQGAHILSYQVDGQPPLIWLNDQATFKAGKSIRAGVPVCWPWFGNLTRNPDSVQAMRVTNDPATAHGLVRAMDWELKGIEAEGESLKVEFVLPYPENGLSGWPHQVDLTLTIVMDEQLHIHLTSHNRGSETVSLSQALHSYFAVSDVRNVRVEGVDGLNYIETLDDWKTVTQAGDLHFAGETDRIYLDTPPTLSIIDPQWERRIELTSSGSRSAVIWNPWTERAKAFSDMADDGWQRMLCIETANVMDDVVTLLPEASHTLGVSICSKPL
- a CDS encoding DUF3299 domain-containing protein, with amino-acid sequence MRRLVLTLLLLGSGLAHAAELPETDWLELMPKSDQKALEAMPEIDHDSPEASGTFTEKGGLKQSKGLPAVMYSTKTVASMNDKHIRIGGYPVPLETDAKGRSTLFFLVPYPGACIHVPPPPPNQLVLVRYPKGLKLDDIYTPLWVTGTLKIEKVDNDLASAAYALEAEKVRVVQEADL
- a CDS encoding GlsB/YeaQ/YmgE family stress response membrane protein, which gives rise to MGIIGTIFIGLIVGLLARFLKPGDDSMGWIMTILLGIGGSLAATYGGQALGIYQAGQGAGFIGALVGAVVLLVIYGLIKRN
- a CDS encoding 5-(carboxyamino)imidazole ribonucleotide synthase — translated: MKIGVIGGGQLGRMLALAGTPLGMNFAFLDPAPDACASALGEHLRADYGDQDHLRQLADEVDLVTFEFESVPAETVAFLSQFVPVYPSAEALRIARDRWFEKNMFKDLGIPTPAFADIQSQADLDAAVAAIGLPAVLKTRTLGYDGKGQKVLRKPEDVVGTFAELGSVACLLEGFVPFTGEVSLIAVRARDGEIRFYPLVHNTHKDGILKLSVASTDHPLQALAEDYSSRVLKQLDYVGVMAFEFFEVDGGLKANEIAPRVHNSGHWTTEGAECSQFENHLRAVAGLPLGSTAKVGESAMLNFIGKVPDSEKVLAIADCHLHHYGKAFKAGRKVGHANLRCADRATLAQQIIKVETLIAEQ
- the purE gene encoding 5-(carboxyamino)imidazole ribonucleotide mutase → MSALVGVIMGSKSDWSTLSHTADMLEKLGIPYEVKVVSAHRTPDLLFQYAEEAESRGIEVIIAGAGGAAHLPGMCAAKTHLPVLGVPVQSSMLSGVDSLLSIVQMPAGIPVATLAIGKAGAINAALLSASILGAKHPQFHTVLKKFRAEQTDSVLDNPDPRIA